The Corvus hawaiiensis isolate bCorHaw1 chromosome 7, bCorHaw1.pri.cur, whole genome shotgun sequence genome contains a region encoding:
- the CARF gene encoding calcium-responsive transcription factor isoform X7, translated as MECQYGPRRKGFQPKKAGEQESTSGQLYKATCPARIYIKKVQKFPEYRVPTDPKIDKKIIRMEQEKAFNMLKKNLIDAGGVLRWYVQLPTQQAHQYHEMEISCLPPSPSHFSVSSEEEEEVVRDENSTLPSRLHPQVADKIRELVSQGIEQVYAVRKQLRKYVERELFTPDEVPERHNLSFFPTVNDIKNHIHEVQKSLRNGEMVYNSESIPATLQWTTDSGNVLTETVTVAFASPPSDGSSGGESVITKAESNQSGESLTPETAQLLSSLSSLQPKIFAQLQGLQLQSTFTSTNGSTALIAVNNHSPPSPSSFLDSLGSAITSHSLALSQGHSLQAGAGLTQRSAAAPAFGTLPGSDQSLVAMGQLVPAGGVDDSRNLEGGVHQILLGDVQTIPVQIVDSHPALTEENTEGVVTCVSQVKQEPREKALSMENR; from the exons ATGGAGTGCCAATATGGGCCaaggaggaaaggatttcagCCTAAAAAAGCTGGTGAGCAGGAAAGCACCTCTGGCCAGCTGTACAAAGCCACTTGTCCGGCAAG GATCTATATTAAAAAGGTTCAAAAGTTTCCGGAATACAGGGTTCCTACTGACCCTAAAATTGACAAGAAAATCATAAGAATGGAGCAGGAGAAAGCATTCAACATGCTGAAGAAAAACTTGATAGATGCTGGAGGAGTCCTCAG GTGGTATGTACAGTTACCTACTCAGCAAGCCCACCAATATCATGAAATGGAAatttcctgcctccctccttcGCCCTcccatttttctgtgtcttctgaggaggaggaggaagttgTTAGAGATGAGAACAGTACTCTACCTTCTCGACTTCATCCTCAAGTGGCAGACAAGATCCGAGAACTGGTGTCTCAGGGAATAGAGCAGGTCTATGCAGTGAGGAAGCAGCTAAG AAAGTATGTGGAAAGAGAATTATTCACGCCTGATGAAGTGCCAGAAAGACATAACCTGTCCTTCTTCCCCACTGTGAATGACATCAAGAACCACATTCATGAAGTGCAGAAGTCCCTAAGGAATGGAGAGATGGTGTATAATTCAGAAAGTATCCCAGCAACG ctgcaaTGGACCACAGACAGTGGGAATGTCCTCACAGAAACAGTGACTGTTGCGTTTGCCTCACCGCCTTCAGATG GGAGCTCAGGAGGGGAGTCAGTCATCACCAAAGCAGAATCCAACCAGAGTGGGGAGTCCTTGACACCAGAAACAGCTCAGCTGTTGTCTTCACTCTCTTCACTTCAGCCCAAGATATTTGCACAACTTCAG GGATTACAGCTGCAGTCAACATTTACCTCAACAAACGGATCAACGGCCCTGATAGCTGTAAATAACCattcccctcccagcccttcGAGTTTCCTGGATTCCCTAGGGAGTGCAATAACCAGCCATTCTCTAGCACTTAGTCAGGGGCACAGCCTGCAAGCAGGTGCTGGCCTAACACAGCgtagtgctgctgctcctgcttttggGACTCTGCCTGGCTCTGATCAGAGTCTGGTTGCCATGGGCCAGCTGGTACCAGCTGGAGGGGTGGATGACTCCAGAAACCTCGAAGGAGGAGTCCATCAGATTCTCTTAGGAGATGTACAGACTATTCCAGTACAGATTGTGGACAGCCATCCAGCACTTA ctgaagaaaatacagaggGTGTTGTTACCTGTGTGAGCCAAGTTAAACAAGAACCAAGAGAAAAAGCATTGTCTATGGAAAATAGATAA